From the genome of Amyelois transitella isolate CPQ chromosome 16, ilAmyTran1.1, whole genome shotgun sequence, one region includes:
- the LOC106129664 gene encoding lon protease homolog, mitochondrial isoform X2 — translation MHFVRLVLRSNTYHNPKLKLSSVRLARNFSRWKPLETEGKLLGNTVLAPSRIGALCTCNVNYALPMRPAWSARLYSTANKGEPPEEDSEIKDDTPLFSSQLPATVAVPEVWPQVPVIAINRNPVFPRFIKLIEISNPALIDLIRRKVKLNQPYVGIFLRKKEDEKSDVVSSLDDLHDVGVFAQIHEMQDMDYKLRLVVMAHRRIKITGQFIEDEIETGPAESDAERRRRKYRNTRKQKSDDEKEGSPQEVKKPAPDQVMMVKVENMMHNKFQQTEEVKALTQEVIKTIRDIINLNPLYRESLHHMLAQGQRVVDNPVYLSDLGAALTGAEPSELQAILEEMDIPKRLMMSLSLLKKEYELSKLQQKIGKEVEEKVKQQHRKYILHEQLKVIKKELGLEKDDKDAIGDKFRERLADKTVPQAVQTVIDEELNKLNFLESHSSEFNVTRCYLDWLTSLPWGVTSEENLKLEDAQVILDEDHYGMEDIKKRILEFIAVSQLKGSTQGKILCFHGPPGVGKTSIARSIARALNRQYFRFSVGGMTDVAEIKGHRRTYVGAMPGKLVQCLKKTSTENPLVLIDEVDKIGKGVHGDPSSALLELLDPEQNANFLDHYLDVPVDLSKVLFICTANVVEQIPEPLRDRMELIDMSGYVAEEKLAIAQQYLLPAARKNCGLDDKQLDLTANALHTLIKSYCRESGVRNLQKHIEKIARKVAFKIVKKEAESLTVSDDNLSELVGKPSFKHDRMYERTPAGVVMGLAWTAMGGSTLYIETALRNSIQDDKAPAGSLELTGHLGDVMKESARIALTVARNHLARTQPANRFLSTSHIHLHVPEGATPKDGPSAGCTITTALLSLAMKTPVRPDLAMTGEISLTGRVLPVGGIKEKIIAAKRVGVKCVILPEENRRDFDDLPSFIKNDIDVHFVNEYDDVFKVAFGDQQV, via the exons ATGCACTTCGTTAGGTTAGTTTTGAGATCGAATACGTATCACAATCCGAAACTTAAATTGTCTTCTGTAAGACTAGCCCGGAACTTTTCACGATGGAAACCTTTGGAAACTGAAGGGAAATTGTTGGGTAACACTGTTTTGGCGCCATCTCGGATCGGTGCTCTTTGCACCTGTAATGTGAACTATGCCCTCCCTATGAGACCCGCTTGGAGTGCAAGGTTGTATTCGACCGCGAATAAAGGCGAACCACCGGAAGAGGACTCAGAAATTAAGGATGATACTCCGTTGTTTTCGAGTCAGCTACCGGCGACTGTAGCTGTACCTGAAGTGTGGCCTCAAGTGCCTGTTATAGCCATCAACAGAAATCCAGTGTTTCCCAGATTCATCAAATTGATAGAG ATTTCAAACCCAGCATTGATAGACTTAATAAGACGCAAAGTGAAGTTGAACCAGCCCTATGTCGGCATATTTCTACGGAAGAAAGAAGATGAGAAATCCGATGTTGTGTCAAGTTTGGATGATTTGCACGATGTGGGCGTGTTTGCCCAGATTCATGAGATGCAGGACATGGATTATAAGCTGAGACTGGTTGTGATGGCTCATCGCAGGATAAAAATCACTGGGCAATTCATTgaggatgaaattgaaaccGGTCCAGCGG AGTCAGATGCTGAGCGGCGCCGGCGCAAGTACCGCAACACGAGGAAGCAGAAGAGCGATGACGAAAAAGAAGGAAGCCCACAGGAAGTGAAGAAACCTGCCCCAGATCAGGTTATGATGGTGAAGGTGGAGAATATGATGCACAATAAGTTCCAACAGACGGAAGAAGTCAAGGCGTTGACACAAGAAGTTATTAAGACTATCAGGGATATCATCAATTTGAATCCATTGTACag agagTCTCTCCACCACATGCTAGCACAAGGTCAGAGAGTAGTGGACAATCCGGTGTACCTGAGTGACTTGGGGGCCGCATTGACCGGCGCCGAGCCTAGTGAGTTACAGGCCATTTTGGAGGAGATGGAT ATACCTAAAAGACTGATGATGTCTCTTTCGTTACTGAAGAAAGAGTATGAGCTATCGAAACTACAACAGAAAATCGGCAAAGAAGTAGAGGAAAAAGTCAAGCAACAACACAGGAAATATATCTTACATGAACAACTCAAG gttataaaaaaagaactggGCTTGGAGAAGGACGATAAAGACGCCATTGGGGACAAGTTCCGCGAACGCCTCGCTGACAAGACGGTGCCTCAAGCTGTGCAGACTGTTATAGACGAGGAACTAAACAAACTCAACTTCTTGGAAAGCCACAGTTCAGAGTTCAA TGTAACTCGTTGCTACCTGGACTGGCTGACTTCCTTGCCCTGGGGAGTGACGTCGGAAGAGAACCTCAAACTGGAAGACGCTCAAGTTATCCTGGACGAGGACCACTATGGCATGGAGGACATAAAGAAGCGAATTTTGGAGTTCATAGCGGTCTCGCAGCTGAAAGGCAGTACTCAGGGAAAGATCCTCTGTTTCCATGGACCGCCCGGGGTTGGCAAGACTAGTATAG CTCGTTCAATCGCCCGTGCACTCAACCGCCAGTACTTCCGGTTCTCGGTGGGCGGCATGACGGACGTCGCGGAGATCAAAGGCCACAGGCGTACATACGTTGGTGCCATGCCCGGGAAGCTAGTCCAGTGTCTGAAGAAGACGAGTACTGAGAATCCTCTTGTGCTTATAGATGAAGTTGACAAGATTGGGAA AGGCGTGCACGGCGACCCATCATCGGCCCTTCTCGAATTACTAGATCCGGAACAAAACGCTAATTTCCTAGACCACTATTTAGACGTACCTGTAGACTTATCAAAAGTCCTCTTCATTTGCACAGCGAATGTTGTGGAGCAAATACCGGAACCATTGAGGGACAGGATGGAACTAATTGATATGTCTG gCTACGTAGCAGAAGAGAAGCTAGCGATCGCCCAGCAATACCTTCTACCGGCCGCTCGTAAAAACTGTGGATTGGACGACAAACAATTAGATTTAACTGCCAACGCCCTGCATACGCTCATCAAATCGTATTGTCGCGAGAGTGGCGTGCGTAATCTGCAGAAACATATTGAGAAG ATCGCGCGTAAAGTAGCATTCAAGATCGTGAAAAAAGAGGCCGAGTCACTGACGGTGAGCGACGACAACCTGTCGGAGCTGGTCGGCAAGCCCAGCTTCAAGCACGACCGCATGTACGAGCGCACGCCCGCCGGCGTCGTCATGGGGCTCGCCTGGACCGCCATGG GTGGCAGCACCCTGTACATAGAAACCGCCCTTCGCAACTCGATACAAGACGACAAGGCGCCGGCGGGCTCGCTGGAGCTGACGGGGCACCTCGGGGACGTCATGAAGGAGTCCGCGCGCATCGCGCTCACCGTCGCCAGGAACCACCTGGCCAGGACCCAGCCCGCCAACAGGTTCCTCAGCACCAG CCACATCCATTTACATGTGccggaaggcgccactcccaAAGATGGTCCTTCTGCCGGTTGTACGATAACCACCGCATTACTTTCGCTGGCTATGAAGACACCCGTGCGCCCAGACTTGGCTATGACGGGGGAGATCTCTTTGACTGGCCGAGTGTTACCCGTTGGTGGTATCAAGGAGAAAATTATCGCG GCTAAACGTGTCGGCGTGAAATGCGTGATCCTACCCGAGGAAAATCGCCGGGACTTCGACGACCTCCCGTCTTTCATCAAAAATGATATAGACGTACATTTTGTTAACGAATATGACGACGTGTTCAAGGTGGCATTCGGAGATCAACAGGTTTAA
- the LOC106129664 gene encoding lon protease homolog, mitochondrial isoform X1 gives MHFVRLVLRSNTYHNPKLKLSSVRLARNFSRWKPLETEGKLLGNTVLAPSRIGALCTCNVNYALPMRPAWSARLYSTANKGEPPEEDSEIKDDTPLFSSQLPATVAVPEVWPQVPVIAINRNPVFPRFIKLIEISNPALIDLIRRKVKLNQPYVGIFLRKKEDEKSDVVSSLDDLHDVGVFAQIHEMQDMDYKLRLVVMAHRRIKITGQFIEDEIETGPAEMKLKFPLFNVEFNVTREESDAERRRRKYRNTRKQKSDDEKEGSPQEVKKPAPDQVMMVKVENMMHNKFQQTEEVKALTQEVIKTIRDIINLNPLYRESLHHMLAQGQRVVDNPVYLSDLGAALTGAEPSELQAILEEMDIPKRLMMSLSLLKKEYELSKLQQKIGKEVEEKVKQQHRKYILHEQLKVIKKELGLEKDDKDAIGDKFRERLADKTVPQAVQTVIDEELNKLNFLESHSSEFNVTRCYLDWLTSLPWGVTSEENLKLEDAQVILDEDHYGMEDIKKRILEFIAVSQLKGSTQGKILCFHGPPGVGKTSIARSIARALNRQYFRFSVGGMTDVAEIKGHRRTYVGAMPGKLVQCLKKTSTENPLVLIDEVDKIGKGVHGDPSSALLELLDPEQNANFLDHYLDVPVDLSKVLFICTANVVEQIPEPLRDRMELIDMSGYVAEEKLAIAQQYLLPAARKNCGLDDKQLDLTANALHTLIKSYCRESGVRNLQKHIEKIARKVAFKIVKKEAESLTVSDDNLSELVGKPSFKHDRMYERTPAGVVMGLAWTAMGGSTLYIETALRNSIQDDKAPAGSLELTGHLGDVMKESARIALTVARNHLARTQPANRFLSTSHIHLHVPEGATPKDGPSAGCTITTALLSLAMKTPVRPDLAMTGEISLTGRVLPVGGIKEKIIAAKRVGVKCVILPEENRRDFDDLPSFIKNDIDVHFVNEYDDVFKVAFGDQQV, from the exons ATGCACTTCGTTAGGTTAGTTTTGAGATCGAATACGTATCACAATCCGAAACTTAAATTGTCTTCTGTAAGACTAGCCCGGAACTTTTCACGATGGAAACCTTTGGAAACTGAAGGGAAATTGTTGGGTAACACTGTTTTGGCGCCATCTCGGATCGGTGCTCTTTGCACCTGTAATGTGAACTATGCCCTCCCTATGAGACCCGCTTGGAGTGCAAGGTTGTATTCGACCGCGAATAAAGGCGAACCACCGGAAGAGGACTCAGAAATTAAGGATGATACTCCGTTGTTTTCGAGTCAGCTACCGGCGACTGTAGCTGTACCTGAAGTGTGGCCTCAAGTGCCTGTTATAGCCATCAACAGAAATCCAGTGTTTCCCAGATTCATCAAATTGATAGAG ATTTCAAACCCAGCATTGATAGACTTAATAAGACGCAAAGTGAAGTTGAACCAGCCCTATGTCGGCATATTTCTACGGAAGAAAGAAGATGAGAAATCCGATGTTGTGTCAAGTTTGGATGATTTGCACGATGTGGGCGTGTTTGCCCAGATTCATGAGATGCAGGACATGGATTATAAGCTGAGACTGGTTGTGATGGCTCATCGCAGGATAAAAATCACTGGGCAATTCATTgaggatgaaattgaaaccGGTCCAGCGG AAATGAAGCTAAAGTTCCCACTTTTTAATGTGGAGTTTAACGTTACCCGTGAAGAGTCAGATGCTGAGCGGCGCCGGCGCAAGTACCGCAACACGAGGAAGCAGAAGAGCGATGACGAAAAAGAAGGAAGCCCACAGGAAGTGAAGAAACCTGCCCCAGATCAGGTTATGATGGTGAAGGTGGAGAATATGATGCACAATAAGTTCCAACAGACGGAAGAAGTCAAGGCGTTGACACAAGAAGTTATTAAGACTATCAGGGATATCATCAATTTGAATCCATTGTACag agagTCTCTCCACCACATGCTAGCACAAGGTCAGAGAGTAGTGGACAATCCGGTGTACCTGAGTGACTTGGGGGCCGCATTGACCGGCGCCGAGCCTAGTGAGTTACAGGCCATTTTGGAGGAGATGGAT ATACCTAAAAGACTGATGATGTCTCTTTCGTTACTGAAGAAAGAGTATGAGCTATCGAAACTACAACAGAAAATCGGCAAAGAAGTAGAGGAAAAAGTCAAGCAACAACACAGGAAATATATCTTACATGAACAACTCAAG gttataaaaaaagaactggGCTTGGAGAAGGACGATAAAGACGCCATTGGGGACAAGTTCCGCGAACGCCTCGCTGACAAGACGGTGCCTCAAGCTGTGCAGACTGTTATAGACGAGGAACTAAACAAACTCAACTTCTTGGAAAGCCACAGTTCAGAGTTCAA TGTAACTCGTTGCTACCTGGACTGGCTGACTTCCTTGCCCTGGGGAGTGACGTCGGAAGAGAACCTCAAACTGGAAGACGCTCAAGTTATCCTGGACGAGGACCACTATGGCATGGAGGACATAAAGAAGCGAATTTTGGAGTTCATAGCGGTCTCGCAGCTGAAAGGCAGTACTCAGGGAAAGATCCTCTGTTTCCATGGACCGCCCGGGGTTGGCAAGACTAGTATAG CTCGTTCAATCGCCCGTGCACTCAACCGCCAGTACTTCCGGTTCTCGGTGGGCGGCATGACGGACGTCGCGGAGATCAAAGGCCACAGGCGTACATACGTTGGTGCCATGCCCGGGAAGCTAGTCCAGTGTCTGAAGAAGACGAGTACTGAGAATCCTCTTGTGCTTATAGATGAAGTTGACAAGATTGGGAA AGGCGTGCACGGCGACCCATCATCGGCCCTTCTCGAATTACTAGATCCGGAACAAAACGCTAATTTCCTAGACCACTATTTAGACGTACCTGTAGACTTATCAAAAGTCCTCTTCATTTGCACAGCGAATGTTGTGGAGCAAATACCGGAACCATTGAGGGACAGGATGGAACTAATTGATATGTCTG gCTACGTAGCAGAAGAGAAGCTAGCGATCGCCCAGCAATACCTTCTACCGGCCGCTCGTAAAAACTGTGGATTGGACGACAAACAATTAGATTTAACTGCCAACGCCCTGCATACGCTCATCAAATCGTATTGTCGCGAGAGTGGCGTGCGTAATCTGCAGAAACATATTGAGAAG ATCGCGCGTAAAGTAGCATTCAAGATCGTGAAAAAAGAGGCCGAGTCACTGACGGTGAGCGACGACAACCTGTCGGAGCTGGTCGGCAAGCCCAGCTTCAAGCACGACCGCATGTACGAGCGCACGCCCGCCGGCGTCGTCATGGGGCTCGCCTGGACCGCCATGG GTGGCAGCACCCTGTACATAGAAACCGCCCTTCGCAACTCGATACAAGACGACAAGGCGCCGGCGGGCTCGCTGGAGCTGACGGGGCACCTCGGGGACGTCATGAAGGAGTCCGCGCGCATCGCGCTCACCGTCGCCAGGAACCACCTGGCCAGGACCCAGCCCGCCAACAGGTTCCTCAGCACCAG CCACATCCATTTACATGTGccggaaggcgccactcccaAAGATGGTCCTTCTGCCGGTTGTACGATAACCACCGCATTACTTTCGCTGGCTATGAAGACACCCGTGCGCCCAGACTTGGCTATGACGGGGGAGATCTCTTTGACTGGCCGAGTGTTACCCGTTGGTGGTATCAAGGAGAAAATTATCGCG GCTAAACGTGTCGGCGTGAAATGCGTGATCCTACCCGAGGAAAATCGCCGGGACTTCGACGACCTCCCGTCTTTCATCAAAAATGATATAGACGTACATTTTGTTAACGAATATGACGACGTGTTCAAGGTGGCATTCGGAGATCAACAGGTTTAA
- the LOC106129665 gene encoding conserved oligomeric Golgi complex subunit 5: protein MEAKDVCVEIENDEFYSKFLEDNVKPITGENVSVTEQVTKLAVGIEKLGKSLEKQVLAKHNDLLTQASHISDLETILESIYSQVQGLLRGAENLKDRVSTPYRTLDNQTLMLERVQITCNLLRHSSKIIALWNKLSGIKDNPSKEAIILFELNELISDYDFEGIDLLEDILKQVHNKRIELLNNSTTALQESLLIGDKSKLLQCFKVFHNLQCTEEQIRKTVESILNDLKKDIEMALNVKVEFHDIKKSASTKMTPGKANLMSTHELKTILWDNIEKLFKVQIYNSCSKVIMLQNVINELHAIGNFRNIAKNFWTDLSTVFSTELEKTSVPVNQCVEIDFPKLLKCFNDLHSRLKCKDLEINRAALTKWENSFLSKSLGKLLEPVRSMWHLNQVPTMDQIDNAIRVITEALSISLGDKQLSISLAQSVAKSIKQMNVEAEQRLSMDNDVAQIIESPTSAQQKNAELCNAMYYFSSLIKRVLLNMSAMLPPESVQIVQNSLKDVSSMPVLQLYAESIKNSLYIILMTMHDEPDLTRSDNPTGKSLSCSPYMKELQQFVSRCKDIYLSMFREKAALNECCINIATACVEKFIQHVCNVRPLTQFGRVKLQIDCKHLEVALSPVIGDMTDLGDHHRQLKALSLVLEKSPQEIANSQLEGACLPHSLVMMYLFSFAGSQLISPHTCAGWNIQRLMQWLDSHKKENERLDFVAGALQRYQNHVRDNQIATYDEVYPVLLQLLEDGRKILKQ, encoded by the coding sequence ATGGAAGCAAAAGATGTGTGCGTTGAAATCGAAAACGATGAATTTTATAGTAAGTTTTTGGAAGATAATGTGAAGCCTATCACGGGAGAAAATGTATCGGTCACGGAACAAGTAACTAAACTCGCCGTAGGAATTGAAAAACTGGGCAAAAGTTTAGAGAAACAGGTCCTTGCCAAACATAATGACCTCTTGACACAGGCAAGTCATATTTCTGACCTAGAGACTATCCTAGAATCTATTTATTCTCAAGTGCAAGGTCTTTTACGCGGAGccgaaaatttaaaagacCGTGTCAGTACACCTTATCGCACGCTTGATAATCAAACTCTTATGCTGGAAAGAGTACAAATTACGTGTAACCTACTCCGGCACTCGTCCAAAATAATCGCGTTATGGAACAAATTATCAGGCATAAAAGATAACCCTTCCAAAGAAGCTATTATTCTTTTCGAGCTCAATGAGCTGATAAGTGACTACGATTTTGAAGGAATAGACTTGCTGGAAGACATATTGAAACAAGTTCATAACAAAAGAATTGAATTGTTGAATAATTCAACCACTGCCTTGCAAGAGAGCCTACTTATTGGTGACAAGTCAAAGTTATTACAATGTTTCAAAGTATTTCACAACCTTCAATGTACTGAGGAACAAATCAGAAAAACTGTTGAAAGCATATTGAATGACTTGAAAAAAGATATAGAAATGGCATTAAATGTAAAAGTGGAATTCCATGACATAAAGAAAAGTGCATCTACTAAGATGACACCTGGCAAAGCTAATCTTATGTCCACACATGAGTTGAAAACAATCCTTTGGGATAACAttgaaaaactatttaaagtTCAAATTTACAACAGTTGCTCAAAGGTCATCATGCTTCAGAATGTCATAAATGAATTACATGCTATTGGAAATTTCAGAAACATTGCCAAAAACTTTTGGACGGACTTGTCAACAGTATTTAGTACTGAACTTGAAAAGACATCAGTCCCGGTCAATCAGTGTGTTGAAATAGATTTCCCAAAATTGCTCAAGTGCTTCAATGACTTGCATTCCAGATTGAAATGTAAAGATTTGGAAATAAATAGAGCTGCTTTAACAAAATGGGAGAATTCATTTTTGTCAAAATCCTTGGGAAAACTATTGGAACCTGTAAGAAGTATGTGGCATCTTAACCAAGTTCCAACAATGGATCAaatagataatgctattagagTAATAACAGAAGCATTGAGTATTTCTCTTGGGGATAAACAATTGAGTATAAGCTTAGCTCAAAGTGTTGCAAAGTccataaaacaaatgaatgtgGAAGCAGAACAGAGACTGTCTATGGATAATGATGTTGCACAGATCATAGAGTCCCCAACAAGCGCCCAACAGAAAAATGCTGAACTTTGTAATGCAATGTATTATTTCTCATCTTTAATCAAGAGAGTTCTGCTAAATATGAGTGCAATGTTACCTCCAGAGAGTGTTCAAATTGTGCAGAACAGCCTGAAAGATGTCTCAAGCATGCCAGTATTGCAACTGTATGCTGAATCCATAAAGAATTctctatatataattttaatgacaatGCACGATGAACCTGACCTCACAAGGAGTGATAACCCAACTGGGAAGTCCTTATCCTGTTCACCATACATGAAGGAGCTTCAACAGTTTGTATCAAGATGTAAGGACATTTATTTGTCCATGTTTAGAGAAAAGGCGGCTCTAAATGAATGCTGTATCAATATAGCTACAGCATGTGTGGAGAAGTTTATTCAGCATGTGTGCAATGTAAGACCACTGACACAGTTTGGTCGAGTAAAGCTGCAAATTGACTGCAAGCATCTTGAAGTAGCCCTGTCTCCTGTAATAGGTGATATGACTGACCTTGGAGACCATCATAGACAGTTGAAGGCTCTAAGTCTTGTGTTAGAAAAATCTCCACAAGAAATAGCTAATAGTCAACTTGAGGGTGCCTGCTTGCCTCATTCCCTGGTGATGATGTATCTGTTTTCTTTTGCCGGATCGCAGTTGATATCTCCACATACATGTGCCGGTTGGAATATTCAGAGGTTGATGCAGTGGTTGGATTCCCACAAAAAGGAAAATGAAAGGCTGGACTTTGTGGCCGGAGCATTACAGAGATATCAAAACCATGTGAGGGACAACCAAATAGCTACATATGATGAAGTATACCCGGTTCTGCTTCAGCTCCTAGAAGATGGGAGGAAGATATTGAAACAGTAG